A part of Planctomycetia bacterium genomic DNA contains:
- a CDS encoding type III polyketide synthase — translation MTQSSSHAAILGLGTAQPEYLMAQDDAVMLAQEICCRDEAEKKLVKVLYRKAGVKQRATCVPYQIALEWLAAPATVVSTVGAAALHAEVGASKNGSSHNGNGHAASANGRRRIIDGMLDDAHIEDMTEEELGDLPESDGPVHRGPSTAERMQIFAEAAPELAVHAAELALIDSGVAAAAITHLVTVTCTGFFAPGIDISIINRLGLRGDVGRIQVGFMGCHGAINGLRAATAIAQADPKNRVLLCAVELCSLHYSFQWDPTRAVGNAVFADGSAALVIGHADSAPNAASANDGGTLRCAATGSCVIPDSTDAMSWNLGDNGFEMFLSSRVPDLIGKHLRPWFESWLAAQGLKIEDVGSWAVHPGGPRILSSVEESLGLPRSATAVSREVLAECGNMSSPTVLFILQRLRASGAKMPCVALGFGPGLAAEAALFV, via the coding sequence ATGACGCAGTCGTCTTCGCATGCCGCGATTCTCGGACTCGGAACCGCTCAGCCCGAATACCTGATGGCGCAAGACGATGCCGTCATGCTCGCCCAAGAAATTTGCTGCCGCGACGAAGCGGAGAAGAAACTCGTCAAGGTTCTCTATCGCAAGGCAGGCGTTAAACAACGCGCCACCTGCGTACCTTATCAAATCGCTCTCGAGTGGCTTGCCGCTCCGGCAACCGTCGTCTCGACGGTCGGCGCTGCCGCCTTGCACGCCGAAGTCGGTGCGTCGAAGAACGGTTCGTCCCACAACGGCAACGGTCACGCCGCCTCCGCTAACGGTCGCCGCCGCATCATCGACGGCATGCTCGACGACGCGCATATCGAAGACATGACCGAAGAAGAACTCGGCGACTTGCCCGAGTCGGATGGTCCGGTCCATCGCGGCCCTTCGACCGCCGAACGGATGCAGATCTTCGCGGAAGCGGCACCCGAACTCGCCGTACATGCCGCGGAACTCGCGCTGATCGATTCCGGCGTCGCTGCCGCCGCGATCACGCATTTAGTCACCGTTACCTGCACCGGCTTCTTTGCGCCGGGCATCGATATCTCGATCATCAATCGACTCGGCCTGCGCGGCGATGTCGGCCGGATCCAAGTCGGCTTCATGGGTTGCCACGGCGCGATCAACGGCCTCCGCGCCGCCACCGCGATTGCGCAAGCCGATCCGAAGAATCGCGTTCTCTTGTGCGCAGTCGAACTTTGCAGTTTGCACTACTCGTTTCAATGGGACCCGACTCGCGCCGTCGGCAACGCGGTCTTCGCAGATGGCTCGGCAGCGCTCGTCATCGGCCACGCCGACTCCGCACCCAATGCCGCATCCGCCAACGACGGCGGCACGTTGCGTTGCGCTGCGACCGGCTCGTGCGTCATTCCCGATTCCACCGATGCGATGTCGTGGAACCTCGGCGACAACGGGTTCGAGATGTTCCTCTCGTCGCGTGTGCCCGACTTGATCGGCAAGCACCTGCGACCGTGGTTCGAGTCGTGGCTGGCGGCGCAAGGGCTCAAGATCGAAGACGTCGGGAGTTGGGCCGTGCATCCGGGCGGGCCGCGCATTCTCTCTTCGGTCGAAGAAAGCCTCGGCCTGCCGCGCTCCGCTACGGCCGTGTCGCGCGAAGTCCTCGCCGAATGCGGCAATATGTCGTCGCCGACCGTCCTCTTCATCCTGCAACGCCTACGCGCCTCGGGCGCGAAGATGCCGTGCGTCGCCTTAGGTTTCGGGCCAGGATTAGCAGCGGAAGCCGCGCTGTTCGTGTAG
- a CDS encoding molybdopterin-dependent oxidoreductase: protein MVDARLVIDGEVDAPLRLSFADLAAIDAEFQIVDVGTLDPKRSGDAVRLEGLLQRSGVRPDAAWLTLHASRDDFHASIPLTAIRARAIVIYRLQGEPLPVAAGGPFRFFVPDFAACHSAEVDECANVKFVDRIELSAVRGFDNRPHDADEHAELHHKESTGGA, encoded by the coding sequence ATGGTTGATGCTCGGCTCGTGATCGACGGCGAAGTCGACGCTCCGCTCCGGCTTTCGTTTGCCGACCTGGCGGCGATCGACGCGGAGTTTCAAATCGTCGATGTCGGCACGCTCGACCCGAAGCGCTCCGGCGATGCCGTCCGGCTGGAAGGCTTATTGCAACGCTCGGGCGTTCGACCCGATGCCGCGTGGCTGACCCTGCACGCCTCGCGCGACGACTTCCACGCCAGCATTCCGCTCACGGCGATTCGCGCGCGGGCGATCGTCATCTATCGTTTGCAGGGCGAGCCTTTGCCGGTGGCGGCCGGTGGTCCGTTTCGGTTTTTCGTGCCCGACTTCGCAGCTTGTCATTCGGCCGAGGTCGATGAATGCGCCAACGTGAAGTTCGTCGATCGGATCGAGCTCTCCGCGGTCCGCGGCTTCGACAACCGCCCGCACGATGCCGACGAACACGCGGAACTGCACCATAAGGAATCGACCGGCGGAGCATAG
- a CDS encoding YndJ family protein, with protein sequence MTSTPAPASSGASSGTVPVVPGSTVVAPTIDIVRAVVGGVFLGIFAYWQWQNPALLKEPVRLEAFWSEMLLLLAALVIVPLTVGIFLKSVTPATVKLWELIERMHLSAAAVLIGAYLMVPGIAVASLTLPWLAMTCLYALTGIVAIRERGTRCLWGLTINVAFIFLAIGGVWVVVERAGMRPWGFESNIEILTALHFHYAGFVLLLAAGWAAKELNESLLAKAACIAAMIGVPLTAAGILAAKLGYGSALETVAAVIMALAGALVAWMHLLLAGRAQYTPLVRGLWSVAAASLIAAMVLATLYGLRSVYPIKILDIPHMRAIHGTLNAVGFGFCVICAWRSRFRRPRTASV encoded by the coding sequence ATGACTTCGACTCCCGCACCCGCCTCTTCCGGCGCTTCGTCCGGAACCGTTCCGGTCGTTCCGGGGTCGACCGTCGTCGCGCCGACCATCGACATCGTCAGGGCCGTAGTCGGCGGGGTTTTCTTAGGGATCTTCGCCTATTGGCAATGGCAAAACCCGGCGCTGCTGAAAGAGCCGGTCAGGCTCGAAGCGTTTTGGTCGGAGATGTTGTTGCTGCTCGCGGCGTTGGTCATCGTCCCGTTGACGGTCGGCATTTTTCTGAAGTCGGTGACGCCGGCGACCGTGAAGTTGTGGGAATTGATCGAGCGCATGCATCTGTCGGCGGCCGCGGTATTGATCGGCGCGTATCTGATGGTTCCCGGCATTGCCGTCGCATCGCTGACATTGCCCTGGCTCGCGATGACGTGCCTCTACGCTCTGACCGGCATCGTCGCCATTCGCGAGCGCGGCACGCGCTGTCTCTGGGGGCTCACCATCAATGTCGCCTTCATCTTTCTTGCGATCGGCGGTGTTTGGGTCGTCGTCGAAAGGGCCGGCATGCGGCCTTGGGGTTTCGAGTCGAACATCGAGATTCTCACGGCGCTCCACTTCCACTATGCCGGATTCGTGCTGCTGCTCGCAGCCGGCTGGGCGGCGAAGGAATTGAACGAAAGCCTGCTTGCGAAAGCGGCCTGCATCGCCGCGATGATCGGGGTTCCCCTCACCGCCGCCGGCATCCTCGCCGCGAAGTTGGGATACGGCTCGGCTCTCGAAACGGTCGCCGCGGTCATTATGGCGCTCGCCGGAGCGCTCGTGGCTTGGATGCATCTCCTGTTGGCCGGACGCGCGCAGTACACTCCGCTCGTGCGTGGGCTTTGGTCGGTCGCCGCTGCTTCGCTGATTGCCGCAATGGTTCTCGCCACGCTCTACGGCCTGCGCAGCGTCTACCCGATCAAGATCCTCGATATTCCTCACATGCGCGCGATCCACGGCACGCTCAATGCCGTCGGCTTCGGGTTCTGCGTGATTTGCGCATGGCGCTCCCGTTTTCGCCGGCCGCGCACGGCGAGCGTTTAG
- the ilvA gene encoding threonine ammonia-lyase, biosynthetic, whose translation MKSEAGGSAPLGLHDYLQKILTARVYDVAIESVLEAAPRLSARLGNRVLLKREDTQPVFSFKLRGAYNKMAQLAPEQLRRGVICASAGNHAQGVALSAQKLDCQAIVVMPVTTPKLKSDAVRALKAEVVLHGESYSDAYLHALALAEQRGLVFVHPFDDPDVIAGQGTVAMEILRQHQHPIEAVFVAIGGGGLISGVAAYLKAVRPEIKIIGVQMIDSDAMLRSVRAGKRITLNEVGLFSDGTAVKLVGEETFRLTRALVDDFVVVDSDAVCAAIKDVFEDTRSILEPAGAMGVAGLKKYAAEHTLEARTLIAITCGANMNFDRLRFVAERAEVGEEREALFAVTIPERRGSFKRLCEMIGPRSVTEFNYRISDENEAHVFVGLSIHRRDEAAHVVSEWNDAGFTTIDLTDNELSKLHVRHMVGGRSRLAHDERLYRFDFPERPGALMRFLSSMPPDWNISLFHYRNQGADFGRVLVGIQVPAARSNAFQEFVAGLAYPCVDETDNPAYRLFLR comes from the coding sequence CTGAAAAGCGAAGCCGGCGGGAGCGCGCCACTCGGACTGCACGATTACCTCCAGAAGATTCTCACGGCGCGCGTGTACGACGTGGCGATCGAGTCTGTATTGGAAGCGGCGCCGCGCTTATCGGCTCGACTGGGTAATCGGGTACTGCTCAAGCGAGAAGATACGCAACCCGTCTTCAGCTTCAAGCTGCGCGGAGCGTACAACAAAATGGCGCAGCTGGCGCCGGAGCAACTCCGTCGCGGCGTCATCTGCGCCTCGGCCGGCAACCATGCCCAAGGGGTTGCGCTTAGCGCGCAAAAGCTCGACTGCCAAGCGATCGTCGTCATGCCCGTCACGACGCCGAAGCTGAAGAGCGATGCCGTGCGGGCCTTGAAAGCCGAAGTCGTATTGCACGGCGAGAGCTACTCCGACGCTTATCTGCATGCGCTCGCGCTGGCGGAACAACGAGGCTTGGTCTTCGTCCATCCGTTCGACGATCCCGACGTCATCGCCGGCCAAGGAACGGTCGCGATGGAGATCCTGCGGCAACATCAGCATCCGATCGAAGCGGTCTTCGTTGCGATCGGCGGCGGCGGGCTCATCTCGGGAGTGGCAGCCTATCTAAAAGCCGTTCGGCCCGAGATCAAGATCATCGGCGTGCAGATGATCGATTCCGATGCGATGCTCCGCTCCGTTCGGGCCGGTAAGCGCATCACGCTGAACGAGGTCGGCCTGTTTTCCGACGGCACGGCCGTGAAGCTCGTCGGCGAAGAGACGTTTCGCCTGACGCGCGCGCTCGTCGATGATTTCGTCGTCGTCGATAGCGATGCCGTGTGCGCCGCGATCAAGGATGTGTTCGAAGACACGCGCAGCATTCTCGAACCGGCCGGTGCGATGGGAGTCGCCGGATTGAAGAAGTATGCCGCCGAGCATACTCTCGAAGCGCGCACGTTGATCGCGATCACTTGCGGCGCGAATATGAATTTCGACCGGCTACGGTTCGTCGCCGAGCGCGCCGAAGTGGGAGAAGAGCGAGAAGCGTTGTTCGCCGTCACGATTCCCGAGCGCCGCGGCAGCTTCAAGCGGCTGTGCGAGATGATCGGGCCCCGCAGCGTCACGGAATTCAACTACCGCATCTCCGATGAAAACGAAGCTCACGTCTTCGTCGGCCTTTCGATCCATCGTCGCGACGAAGCGGCCCACGTCGTGAGCGAGTGGAACGACGCAGGTTTCACGACCATCGATCTCACGGATAACGAACTCTCGAAGCTGCACGTTCGGCACATGGTGGGCGGCCGGAGTCGGTTGGCGCACGACGAACGATTGTATCGATTCGACTTTCCGGAACGGCCCGGCGCGTTGATGCGATTTCTGTCGTCGATGCCTCCCGATTGGAATATCAGCTTGTTTCACTATCGCAATCAAGGGGCCGATTTCGGTCGCGTCTTAGTCGGAATTCAAGTTCCCGCCGCTCGCTCGAACGCGTTTCAGGAGTTCGTCGCCGGACTCGCCTATCCGTGCGTCGATGAAACAGACAACCCGGCCTATCGCTTATTTCTTCGTTAG
- a CDS encoding transposase yields MPRSARAAVGGLCYHVLNRGNARAEIFHKQEDFAAFLDLLPPACERLPMRILGWCLMPNHFHLILRPFDDGDLGRWMQWLMTSHVRRYHRHYQGEGHVWQGRYKAFPIQADEHLLSVLRYVERNPLRAKLVARAEQWPWGSLSARVGQIGKAQTGTTQTGKAAPGRKLAKTEPIVMNVDLPKILAPSPVKLPRNWAELVNKPQTEAEVAAVRASIQRGAPFGSGAWQSRTAEKLDLEHTLRPRGRPRGTSKPKMIVKK; encoded by the coding sequence ATGCCAAGATCCGCTCGCGCCGCCGTCGGCGGCCTTTGTTATCACGTGCTCAACCGCGGCAACGCGCGGGCCGAAATCTTTCATAAGCAGGAAGATTTCGCCGCCTTCCTCGATCTGTTGCCGCCGGCTTGCGAGCGGTTGCCGATGCGGATTCTCGGTTGGTGCTTGATGCCGAATCATTTTCATCTGATCCTTCGTCCCTTCGACGACGGCGATCTCGGCCGCTGGATGCAGTGGCTGATGACCTCGCATGTCCGTCGCTACCATCGCCACTATCAGGGGGAGGGGCACGTCTGGCAAGGTCGCTACAAGGCTTTTCCGATTCAGGCCGATGAACACTTGCTGAGCGTGCTCCGCTATGTCGAACGCAACCCCTTGCGGGCCAAGCTGGTCGCTCGGGCCGAGCAGTGGCCGTGGGGGAGTTTGTCGGCCAGGGTCGGGCAGATCGGGAAAGCTCAGACTGGGACAACTCAGACCGGAAAAGCGGCTCCCGGCCGCAAGCTTGCGAAGACCGAGCCGATCGTTATGAACGTCGATCTGCCGAAGATTCTTGCGCCGTCGCCGGTGAAGCTACCGCGCAATTGGGCCGAGCTTGTCAACAAGCCGCAGACCGAGGCCGAAGTCGCGGCCGTACGCGCGAGCATCCAGCGGGGCGCTCCGTTCGGAAGCGGCGCGTGGCAAAGCCGCACGGCCGAAAAGCTCGACCTCGAACACACGCTTCGTCCCCGAGGGCGGCCGCGCGGTACGTCGAAGCCGAAGATGATCGTGAAAAAGTAG
- a CDS encoding SDR family oxidoreductase encodes MRLKNKTAIVTGAGSGIGRAIAELFAREGAAVVVADIDETGGRATVEAVAKAGGRATFARCDVSKEAECIAAVGVAVAEFGGLNVVVNNAAAFIYGSVEQTTYEQWHKVWDVNVVGQAQIVKSALPALRRAGGGAIVNIASQSSFIAQANYVPYNSSKAGILQLTRCLAMDLAVDRVRVNAVSPGTIKTPAVDHCIRTLGMTLDEGYERFGNDAVLKRLGEPIEIANAVLFLASDEASYITGANLVVDGGATID; translated from the coding sequence ATGCGCCTCAAAAATAAAACCGCGATCGTCACCGGCGCAGGCTCCGGCATCGGGCGGGCCATTGCCGAGTTGTTCGCGCGCGAAGGGGCCGCGGTCGTCGTCGCCGATATCGATGAAACCGGCGGTCGGGCCACGGTCGAGGCCGTTGCAAAGGCCGGTGGTCGTGCGACGTTCGCGCGGTGCGATGTCTCCAAGGAAGCGGAATGCATCGCGGCCGTCGGCGTCGCCGTGGCCGAGTTCGGCGGGTTGAACGTCGTCGTCAATAACGCAGCCGCATTCATCTACGGCAGCGTCGAACAGACGACTTACGAACAGTGGCACAAAGTTTGGGACGTCAACGTGGTCGGGCAAGCGCAGATCGTGAAGTCGGCATTGCCCGCGCTGCGCAGAGCGGGGGGCGGGGCGATCGTGAACATCGCTTCGCAGAGCAGCTTCATTGCGCAGGCCAATTACGTCCCTTACAATTCGTCGAAGGCCGGCATTCTTCAACTCACGCGCTGTCTCGCGATGGACTTGGCCGTCGACCGCGTGCGCGTCAACGCGGTCTCGCCCGGCACGATCAAAACGCCGGCCGTAGACCATTGCATTCGCACGCTCGGCATGACGCTCGACGAAGGGTACGAGCGCTTCGGCAACGATGCCGTTCTCAAGCGACTCGGCGAGCCGATCGAGATCGCCAACGCGGTGCTGTTCCTCGCTTCCGACGAAGCGTCTTACATCACGGGCGCGAATCTCGTGGTCGATGGCGGGGCGACGATCGACTAA
- a CDS encoding GAF domain-containing protein, with amino-acid sequence MANTFANHLRLFSDLAHGEGRREPELADPVDRLCRAFTAATRWKLECLSGTEPAPGRSSHIAWTAPVTPTGKASRRWQLSGVANAGASATSPVAEEEARNLASALADIVAELMRTQRALNEREAELAAGVPLIPHPKAERHLAERLEAVLQSAAQAVGCRAAGIYLLDAGTSELKVRAQWNLPAERYLDAPRPLRGAMADLEALAGHAVALEDATLFDHWNLPEPNFEAAICVPIASPMELLGTLWVFADEKRAFTDQEVNLVEICAGRVAADLEREILMTETHDTARLKRHWDDAAERRKTRVPQVAPLVDGWEIAGWSSPAEESLGEFHDWLVTRDGALAAAVGRVEDSHFAAALSVEALRSAWRAHAHHEPDMGRLLSLVNDDLWSGSAETVPAHLIGLHLIDDGRITWASAGRTSGLLLQLQAGDRRTAADTAITSGGILLPGKPAITDLTAFGDAARYFGDTLSLGIESDVRYEACARRLLPGDILVLTNSAAQAEALTTAARAGKLPGVGRRSCREWLEAFRLLLHSTDELLRPAALVVVRRTR; translated from the coding sequence GTGGCTAATACCTTTGCGAATCATCTGCGACTGTTCAGCGACTTGGCTCATGGCGAAGGTCGCCGCGAGCCGGAACTCGCCGACCCGGTCGATCGCCTTTGTCGCGCGTTTACCGCAGCGACGCGTTGGAAGCTGGAGTGCCTCAGCGGCACCGAGCCCGCGCCGGGTCGATCGTCGCACATCGCTTGGACGGCACCGGTAACGCCGACGGGCAAGGCTTCGCGACGTTGGCAATTGAGCGGTGTTGCGAATGCGGGGGCATCCGCAACGTCGCCGGTGGCCGAAGAGGAAGCGCGCAACTTAGCTTCGGCCTTGGCCGATATCGTCGCCGAGTTGATGCGCACGCAACGGGCCTTGAACGAGCGCGAAGCGGAATTGGCCGCGGGCGTTCCCTTGATTCCGCATCCCAAGGCCGAGCGGCATCTGGCCGAGCGGTTGGAAGCGGTGTTGCAATCGGCGGCGCAAGCGGTCGGTTGCCGAGCGGCGGGAATCTATTTGCTCGATGCAGGCACCAGCGAGTTGAAAGTCCGTGCGCAGTGGAACCTGCCCGCCGAGCGCTATCTCGACGCGCCGCGACCGCTGCGCGGCGCGATGGCCGATCTCGAAGCGCTCGCCGGGCATGCCGTTGCGCTAGAAGATGCGACGTTGTTCGATCATTGGAACCTGCCGGAGCCGAACTTTGAGGCGGCTATCTGCGTTCCGATCGCATCGCCGATGGAACTACTCGGCACGCTCTGGGTCTTCGCCGACGAGAAGCGCGCGTTCACCGATCAAGAAGTGAACCTCGTCGAGATCTGCGCAGGGCGCGTCGCGGCCGATCTCGAGCGCGAGATCTTGATGACCGAGACGCACGACACCGCGCGGCTCAAGCGCCACTGGGATGATGCGGCCGAGCGCCGCAAGACGCGCGTGCCGCAAGTAGCGCCGCTCGTCGATGGTTGGGAGATTGCCGGTTGGAGCAGCCCGGCCGAAGAATCGCTCGGTGAGTTCCACGATTGGCTCGTCACACGCGACGGGGCGCTGGCCGCTGCGGTCGGCCGCGTGGAAGACTCCCACTTCGCGGCGGCGCTCTCCGTGGAAGCGCTCCGGAGTGCATGGCGCGCACACGCGCACCATGAGCCCGACATGGGCCGGCTATTGTCTCTAGTGAACGACGATCTCTGGAGCGGCTCCGCAGAAACGGTTCCTGCGCACTTGATCGGCCTGCATCTCATCGACGATGGGCGGATCACCTGGGCTTCGGCCGGTCGCACCAGCGGACTGCTGCTGCAACTACAAGCCGGCGATCGCCGCACGGCAGCCGACACGGCAATCACTTCGGGCGGAATTCTGCTGCCCGGCAAGCCGGCGATTACCGATCTCACTGCCTTCGGCGATGCGGCCCGATACTTCGGCGATACGTTGTCGCTGGGGATCGAGTCGGATGTGCGGTATGAAGCCTGTGCGCGGAGGTTGCTGCCGGGCGACATCCTCGTGCTGACGAACAGCGCTGCACAAGCGGAGGCGCTGACGACCGCCGCGCGAGCGGGAAAACTGCCGGGCGTCGGACGACGGAGTTGCCGCGAATGGCTGGAAGCGTTCCGGTTGCTGCTGCACTCGACGGATGAACTGCTGCGACCGGCGGCGCTCGTGGTCGTGCGGAGAACACGGTAG
- a CDS encoding cation transporter — MGLMLGGSGAIYAETTVKLTEMHICCGGCTKGIQNAVKDLTDAKVAVDQANGESTITAATPEAAQKAVDAIVAAGYHAKVEGTGISIKDDSGAPSGKVKRLTVSNAHNCCGACTKAIKAAIKEVPGVEADTAKPKTKDFVIEGNFDAKAVVAALYEAGFHVTVK, encoded by the coding sequence ATGGGCCTTATGCTCGGCGGCAGCGGGGCAATCTATGCCGAAACGACCGTGAAGCTCACCGAAATGCATATCTGCTGCGGTGGTTGCACGAAGGGAATCCAGAATGCCGTGAAAGATCTGACCGACGCGAAAGTAGCGGTCGATCAAGCGAACGGCGAATCGACGATCACAGCCGCCACGCCGGAAGCGGCGCAGAAGGCCGTCGACGCGATCGTAGCAGCCGGATACCACGCGAAGGTCGAAGGAACCGGCATCTCGATCAAAGACGACAGCGGCGCGCCGTCCGGCAAAGTCAAGCGGCTCACGGTGTCGAACGCGCACAACTGCTGCGGCGCTTGCACGAAGGCCATCAAGGCCGCGATCAAAGAAGTGCCGGGCGTCGAAGCCGACACCGCCAAGCCGAAGACGAAAGATTTCGTCATCGAAGGGAACTTCGATGCCAAGGCCGTCGTCGCAGCGCTTTACGAAGCCGGCTTCCACGTCACGGTAAAGTAG
- the typA gene encoding translational GTPase TypA, whose translation MPETTSPASTSAADAPKARRSDIRNLAIIAHVDHGKTTLVDCLLKESGEFRASELTETCILDSNDLEKERGITILAKNVAMHYKGIKINLIDTPGHADFGGEVERVLRLADGALVLVDAAEGPMPQTRFVLSKAIEFGLKPIVVINKIDRGDARCNEVLNEVFELFLELGADDELADFPYIFACGRDGYATTDWNVPTDSIRPLLDLVVEHIPGPEIEAEAPLQMLVTTLDWSEFVGRIAIGRIYAGTVKKGQRVNLMQKDDRNSALKVQALHVFEKLSRVEVDEAGAGDIVAIVGLEQVEIGDTISDIDQPRPLPRVTVDLPTLEMTFSVNTSPFCGKSGKFLTTRHLRDRLMKELQRNVALKVRQIPNSDTYAVAGRGLLHLSVLIETMRREGYEMSIGKPQVITQIINGVEHEPFETLVVEVPPEKLGKVMELVGARRGKMLEMTHRGNYSFVQFSIPARGLIGLRTRVLNATQGEGIMHHRFEDYKPLEGDVPARANGVLISMVTGKTVAFGLDGLQDRADLFVGPGAEVYEGMIVGENARDNDMTVNPCREKKLTNMRASGTDGITILKPPRQITLETALEYIEDDELVEVTPDAVRLRKQLLTENDRKRAGRKA comes from the coding sequence ATGCCTGAAACCACTTCGCCCGCCTCGACCTCGGCTGCCGACGCACCGAAAGCCCGGCGTTCCGATATCCGCAACTTGGCGATCATCGCCCACGTCGATCATGGCAAGACGACTCTCGTCGATTGCTTGCTCAAAGAAAGCGGCGAGTTCCGGGCCAGCGAACTTACCGAAACCTGCATCCTCGACTCGAACGACCTCGAGAAGGAGCGCGGCATCACGATCTTGGCGAAGAACGTGGCGATGCACTACAAGGGGATCAAGATCAACCTCATCGATACCCCGGGACACGCGGACTTCGGCGGCGAAGTCGAGCGCGTGCTCCGGCTCGCCGATGGAGCGCTCGTGCTCGTCGATGCCGCAGAAGGGCCGATGCCGCAAACGCGGTTCGTGTTGTCGAAGGCGATCGAGTTCGGCTTGAAGCCGATCGTCGTCATCAACAAGATCGACCGCGGCGATGCCCGCTGCAACGAAGTGCTGAACGAAGTCTTCGAGTTGTTCCTCGAGCTCGGTGCCGACGACGAGTTGGCCGACTTCCCCTACATCTTCGCTTGCGGTCGCGACGGCTACGCCACGACCGATTGGAACGTCCCCACGGATTCGATCCGTCCGTTGTTGGACCTCGTCGTCGAACACATTCCGGGCCCGGAAATTGAGGCGGAAGCGCCGTTGCAAATGCTCGTTACCACGCTCGACTGGTCGGAGTTCGTCGGCCGGATCGCGATCGGCCGGATCTATGCCGGCACGGTGAAGAAGGGGCAACGAGTCAACTTGATGCAGAAAGACGACAGGAACTCGGCGCTGAAAGTTCAAGCGCTCCACGTGTTCGAGAAGCTGAGCCGCGTCGAAGTCGACGAGGCGGGTGCCGGAGATATCGTAGCGATCGTCGGGCTGGAACAGGTCGAAATCGGCGACACGATCTCCGACATCGATCAACCCCGGCCGCTGCCGCGCGTGACGGTCGATCTTCCGACCCTCGAGATGACGTTCAGCGTCAACACCTCGCCGTTCTGCGGCAAGTCCGGCAAGTTCCTCACGACGCGCCACTTGCGCGATCGGTTGATGAAGGAGTTGCAACGCAACGTCGCGCTCAAAGTTCGCCAAATACCGAACTCCGATACTTACGCCGTCGCCGGCCGCGGATTGCTGCACTTGTCGGTGCTCATCGAGACGATGCGCCGCGAAGGGTACGAAATGTCGATCGGCAAGCCGCAAGTCATCACGCAAATCATCAACGGCGTCGAGCACGAGCCGTTCGAGACGCTCGTCGTCGAAGTGCCGCCGGAAAAGCTCGGCAAGGTCATGGAGCTCGTCGGCGCGCGGCGCGGCAAGATGCTCGAAATGACGCATCGGGGCAACTACTCGTTCGTGCAGTTCTCGATTCCCGCTCGCGGCCTGATCGGCCTCCGAACGCGCGTGCTCAACGCCACGCAAGGGGAAGGGATCATGCATCACCGCTTCGAAGACTATAAGCCGCTCGAAGGAGACGTGCCGGCCCGCGCCAACGGCGTGCTCATCTCGATGGTCACGGGCAAGACCGTCGCGTTCGGGCTCGACGGCCTGCAAGACCGGGCCGACTTGTTCGTCGGGCCGGGGGCGGAAGTGTATGAAGGGATGATCGTCGGCGAGAATGCCCGCGACAACGACATGACCGTGAATCCTTGCCGCGAAAAGAAGCTCACGAACATGCGTGCTTCGGGAACCGACGGCATCACGATTCTCAAGCCGCCGCGCCAGATCACGCTGGAAACCGCGTTGGAATACATCGAAGACGACGAGCTCGTCGAAGTCACGCCCGACGCAGTCCGCCTCCGCAAGCAACTGCTCACGGAAAACGACCGCAAGCGCGCCGGCCGTAAGGCATAA